The following proteins come from a genomic window of Paenibacillus spongiae:
- a CDS encoding DUF2768 domain-containing protein has translation MTKMWVSLIGIGLMALAALLITWARYKFKGVIRFIMSSVAFVCLIVGGILGFISII, from the coding sequence ATGACAAAAATGTGGGTATCTTTAATCGGGATCGGGTTAATGGCGTTAGCGGCACTTCTAATCACATGGGCGCGATATAAGTTTAAGGGCGTGATTCGATTTATTATGTCGTCCGTCGCTTTTGTTTGTCTGATCGTCGGCGGGATTCTAGGCTTTATATCCATTATATAA
- a CDS encoding 2Fe-2S iron-sulfur cluster-binding protein, with the protein MNVDITFLPSGRKVAVRAGTTVLDASRKAGVAIRTRCGGKAACLMCKITTNGAGLSPLSEIERRKIAGLDKQGMRLACQTKITGRATVEVPEDPLKAAVRKQLMRQAEEDELW; encoded by the coding sequence GTGAATGTTGACATCACGTTTCTTCCATCCGGCCGCAAGGTTGCGGTACGCGCAGGAACGACTGTGCTCGATGCTTCAAGGAAAGCAGGCGTCGCGATTCGTACGCGATGCGGCGGCAAGGCCGCTTGTCTCATGTGCAAGATCACGACGAACGGAGCAGGACTGTCTCCGCTCAGCGAAATCGAACGACGCAAGATAGCCGGGCTCGACAAGCAGGGAATGCGGCTTGCCTGCCAGACGAAGATTACAGGCCGTGCGACGGTCGAGGTTCCCGAGGACCCGCTTAAGGCTGCCGTCCGGAAGCAATTGATGCGGCAGGCCGAAGAAGATGAATTGTGGTAA
- the spoIVA gene encoding stage IV sporulation protein A: MEKVDIFKDIAERTGGDIYLGVVGAVRTGKSTFIKRFMETVVLPNITNDADRVRAIDELPQSAAGKTIMTTEPKFVPNQAVQLRVAEGLDVNIRLVDCVGYAVEGAKGYEDENGPRMITTPWFEEPIPFQEAAEIGTRKVIQEHSTLGVVVTTDGTIAEIPRSSYVEAEERVVNELKEVGKPFVLIVNSTRPRSDEALQLRNELQAKYDIPVMTMSVASMGEEDVMSVLREVLYEFPVHEVNVNLPSWVMVLNDQHWLRSNYEHSVRDTVKDIRRLRDVDRVVSQFMEYDFIARAGLSGMNMGQGVAEIDLYAPDELYDQILMEVVGVEIRGKDHLLQLMQEFSHAKREYDRFQEALEMVKTTGYGIAAPTLAEMELDEPELIRQGSRFGVRLKATAPSIHMIRVDVESEFAPIIGTEKQSEELVRYLMQDFENDPIKVWDSDMFGRSLHSIVREGIQGKIAMMPDNARYKLQETLGRIINEGSGGLIAIIL; the protein is encoded by the coding sequence GTGGAGAAAGTGGACATTTTCAAGGACATTGCCGAACGAACCGGCGGGGATATTTACCTCGGCGTTGTCGGTGCGGTCCGCACAGGCAAATCAACCTTCATCAAACGGTTCATGGAGACGGTTGTTCTGCCGAACATTACGAATGATGCCGATCGTGTGAGAGCGATTGACGAACTGCCGCAAAGCGCGGCAGGCAAAACAATCATGACGACGGAGCCGAAATTCGTACCGAACCAGGCTGTGCAGCTGAGGGTCGCCGAAGGCCTCGACGTGAACATCCGGCTCGTGGATTGCGTTGGGTACGCAGTGGAAGGAGCCAAAGGCTATGAGGACGAGAACGGCCCGCGGATGATTACGACACCTTGGTTCGAGGAGCCGATTCCGTTCCAGGAAGCAGCCGAGATCGGCACGCGTAAAGTCATTCAAGAGCATTCTACGCTGGGGGTCGTCGTCACGACGGATGGCACGATTGCCGAAATCCCCCGCAGCTCTTATGTAGAAGCCGAAGAGCGCGTCGTGAATGAGCTGAAGGAAGTCGGCAAGCCATTCGTTCTCATCGTGAATTCCACGAGACCGCGGAGCGACGAAGCGCTCCAGCTTCGCAACGAGCTGCAGGCGAAATACGATATACCGGTAATGACGATGAGCGTCGCCAGCATGGGTGAAGAAGACGTAATGTCCGTTCTTCGCGAAGTGCTCTACGAGTTTCCTGTTCACGAAGTGAACGTCAATCTTCCGAGCTGGGTCATGGTGCTGAACGACCAGCATTGGCTGCGCAGCAATTATGAGCACTCGGTTCGGGATACAGTCAAAGATATTCGCCGTTTGCGTGACGTCGACCGGGTCGTCAGCCAGTTTATGGAGTATGACTTTATTGCCCGGGCCGGACTCAGCGGCATGAATATGGGGCAAGGCGTCGCGGAGATCGACCTCTATGCCCCGGACGAACTATACGACCAGATTCTGATGGAAGTCGTGGGCGTCGAAATTCGAGGCAAGGATCATCTGCTCCAGCTCATGCAGGAGTTCTCGCATGCGAAACGGGAGTACGACCGGTTCCAGGAAGCGCTGGAGATGGTCAAAACGACAGGCTACGGCATCGCGGCCCCTACGCTTGCGGAGATGGAGCTCGATGAGCCGGAATTGATCCGTCAAGGCTCGCGCTTCGGCGTCAGGCTGAAAGCGACGGCTCCTTCGATTCATATGATCCGTGTCGATGTCGAATCGGAATTCGCGCCGATCATCGGAACGGAGAAGCAGAGCGAGGAGCTCGTCCGGTATCTGATGCAGGACTTCGAGAACGATCCGATCAAGGTGTGGGATTCCGATATGTTCGGCCGCTCCCTCCATTCCATCGTAAGAGAAGGCATCCAGGGGAAAATCGCGATGATGCCGGACAACGCGCGCTACAAGCTGCAGGAGACGCTTGGACGCATTATTAACGAAGGATCGGGCGGCTTGATTGCGATCATATTATAA
- a CDS encoding HU family DNA-binding protein, protein MNKTELIAKVAELTDLSKKDASKAVDAVFDAISDALQGGDKVQLVGFGNFEVKSREARKGRNPQTGQEIDIPASKIPSFKAGKSLKDLVSQ, encoded by the coding sequence ATGAACAAAACGGAACTAATTGCGAAAGTGGCTGAATTGACCGACCTTTCCAAGAAGGACGCTTCGAAAGCGGTTGACGCTGTATTCGATGCGATCTCCGACGCACTGCAAGGCGGGGACAAAGTTCAACTCGTCGGCTTCGGAAACTTCGAGGTGAAAAGCCGCGAAGCCCGTAAAGGACGCAATCCGCAAACAGGTCAGGAAATCGACATTCCAGCGAGCAAGATCCCTTCGTTCAAAGCGGGTAAGTCGCTGAAAGATCTGGTATCCCAATAA
- the mtrB gene encoding trp RNA-binding attenuation protein MtrB produces MSASESDYIVIKAKAQGVQVIGLTRGTDTKFHHTEKLDKNEVLIVQFTDHTSAIKIRGNATVTTKHGVIETET; encoded by the coding sequence ATGAGTGCTTCGGAAAGCGACTACATCGTGATTAAGGCCAAGGCGCAAGGCGTTCAAGTCATCGGCTTGACACGCGGTACGGATACGAAGTTTCATCATACGGAGAAGCTGGATAAGAATGAGGTATTGATCGTTCAATTTACGGATCATACGTCGGCTATCAAAATTCGCGGCAATGCAACCGTAACTACGAAACATGGAGTCATTGAAACCGAGACCTAG
- a CDS encoding heptaprenyl diphosphate synthase component 1: protein MKPNKIYEMAKKYVEYDMIQKHTELPAFPDSRIRLLFAFLANQRTPLLHSELYSLVVSLVQLGMDTHDRIDSDSGRVNEREMRSRQLKVLAGDYFSSRFFQLLAQAGQIDMIRLISDRVCEVNRLKINLYMRMKQLKLSADEYLNQSAMVKTEVFHAFTGILDDKFVKPWSEALFSVGRCEAVLEELAKSDKPEMFTGSWGYWHVLCEGTEEEKRKLAEKNSEPTFIQLLVTKYDIRSQLAEKLKHSVTSIQAAAARLDSDKLVRELAQIGETFMRPLMPTAPALGERR, encoded by the coding sequence ATGAAACCGAACAAAATATACGAAATGGCAAAAAAATATGTAGAATACGACATGATCCAAAAGCATACCGAGCTCCCGGCCTTTCCCGATTCGCGGATTCGGCTGCTTTTCGCTTTTTTGGCCAATCAGCGCACGCCTCTGCTGCACAGCGAACTGTATTCTCTTGTTGTATCCCTGGTTCAGCTCGGTATGGATACCCACGATCGGATCGACTCCGATTCGGGACGCGTGAACGAACGCGAGATGCGCTCCCGTCAGTTGAAGGTGCTAGCCGGCGACTACTTCAGCAGCCGGTTTTTTCAGCTTCTGGCGCAAGCCGGGCAGATCGATATGATTCGTCTCATCAGCGATCGTGTATGCGAGGTGAACCGGCTGAAGATCAATTTGTATATGCGCATGAAACAGCTGAAGTTAAGCGCGGATGAATATTTGAATCAAAGCGCCATGGTGAAGACAGAGGTTTTCCACGCCTTCACCGGCATTCTGGACGACAAGTTCGTAAAGCCGTGGTCGGAGGCGCTTTTCAGCGTAGGCCGCTGTGAAGCGGTTCTGGAGGAGCTGGCCAAGAGCGACAAGCCCGAGATGTTTACAGGGAGCTGGGGCTACTGGCATGTGCTGTGCGAAGGAACGGAAGAAGAGAAGCGGAAACTTGCGGAGAAGAATAGCGAACCGACTTTTATTCAATTGTTAGTAACGAAATACGATATCAGAAGCCAATTAGCCGAGAAGCTGAAGCATTCCGTTACAAGCATTCAAGCGGCGGCGGCGCGTCTGGATTCCGATAAGCTCGTCCGTGAGCTTGCGCAAATCGGAGAAACATTCATGCGTCCGCTTATGCCGACAGCACCGGCGCTAGGCGAAAGAAGGTGA
- a CDS encoding demethylmenaquinone methyltransferase, producing MQSNSKEQHVHSVFQSIAPKYDFMNDLMSFRRHKAWRKFTMRKMGLKQGDSSLDLCCGTCDWTIALARASVNGPTVGLDFSRNMLDVGQLKVEREGLEGQISLIHGNAMELPFEDNRFDYATIGFGLRNVPDLVQVLKEMKRVVKPGGQIVCLELSKPLHQPFKSIYYFYFERILPLIGKLVAKRYEQYKWLPESLKTFPDLNELAEIYRKIGLRNVQAYPLTGGIAGLHIGTKGTDGA from the coding sequence ATGCAATCGAATTCGAAGGAACAGCATGTCCACTCCGTATTTCAAAGCATTGCGCCGAAGTATGATTTCATGAATGATCTGATGAGCTTTCGCAGGCATAAAGCATGGCGCAAGTTTACGATGCGCAAGATGGGCCTTAAACAAGGCGACTCCTCCCTTGATCTTTGCTGCGGCACCTGCGACTGGACGATAGCGCTTGCGCGCGCCAGCGTGAACGGGCCGACCGTCGGCCTCGACTTTAGCCGCAATATGCTTGATGTGGGACAGCTGAAGGTTGAACGTGAAGGATTGGAAGGCCAAATCTCTCTGATCCACGGCAATGCCATGGAGCTTCCGTTCGAGGATAACCGCTTTGATTATGCAACGATCGGATTCGGTCTTCGCAACGTACCGGATCTGGTTCAGGTGCTTAAAGAGATGAAACGGGTTGTCAAGCCCGGCGGGCAGATCGTCTGTCTGGAATTGTCCAAGCCGCTTCATCAGCCGTTCAAGTCCATATACTACTTTTATTTTGAACGTATCTTGCCGCTGATCGGCAAATTGGTCGCCAAGCGCTATGAGCAGTACAAGTGGCTTCCGGAATCATTGAAGACATTCCCGGATCTTAATGAGCTTGCGGAGATTTACCGCAAGATCGGTCTCCGGAACGTACAGGCTTATCCGCTTACCGGCGGTATTGCAGGCCTGCACATCGGAACGAAGGGGACGGACGGAGCATGA